The Astyanax mexicanus isolate ESR-SI-001 chromosome 24, AstMex3_surface, whole genome shotgun sequence genome has a segment encoding these proteins:
- the tegt gene encoding probable Bax inhibitor 1, with protein MNVFDRNINFDALFKFSQISRSTQQHLKNVYASLAVCMFVAAAGAYVHVVTRIFQGGLLSMLGSLAMMAWLAMTPHSPQTEKKRLGILAGFAFCTGVGLGPVMDYVITINPSIIITAFLATSVIFTCFTLSALYAQRRSYLFLGGTLMSGLSILLLLSFLNIFVGSVMLFKAHVYIGLAIMCGFVLFDTQLIIEKAEMGDKDYIWHCVDLFLDFVTIFRKLMVILAMNEKDKKKEKK; from the exons CTCCCGCTCCACTCAGCAGCACCTGAAGAATGTGTACGCCAGTTTagctgtgtgtatgtttgtggcaGCAGCCGGAGCCTATGTCCATGTCGTCACAAGAATTTTTCAG GGTGGGCTTCTCTCCATGCTGGGGTCTCTGGCCATGATGGCTTGGCTTGCGATGACTCCTCACAGCCCTCAGACTGAGAAGAAGAGACTGGGCATCCTCGCCGGCTTTGCTTTCTGCACAG GTGTTGGACTCGGACCTGTGATGGATTATGTCATCACCATCAACCCCAG tATCATCATAACTGCGTTTCTGGCCACCTCTGTGATCTTCACCTGCTTCACCCTGAGTGCCCTGTATGCCCAGCGCCGGAGTTACCTGTTCCTGGGAG GAACGCTGATGTCCGGACTCTCTATTCTGCTGCTGCTCTCCTTCCTCAACATATTTGTTGGATCAGTCATGCTCTTTAAG GCTCACGTCTACATTGGTCTTGCCATCATGTGCGGCTTTGTGCTGTTCGACACTCAGCTGATCATTGAGAAGGCAGAGATGGGAGATAAAGATTACATCTG GCATTGTGTTGATCTGTTCCTGGACTTTGTGACCATCTTCAGAAAGCTCATGGTCATCCTCGCCATGAATGAGAAG gacaagaagaaggagaagaaatag